The genomic segment CGAACAAAATGGTCCGTGCTGTGGAGATTGCCGCGGCACTTGGTTATTTGTCTCTGTGCCACCTCGATCATGTGTCGGTCTATGCATTTGACAGCCGAATGACGGCAGCACTTACCGGGCTGCAAGGAAAGAGCCAGGCGCATCGCTTGCTCAGCTTCTTATCTTCCCTGCAAGAAGGGGGAGCAGGGGATATTCAAACGGCAATGCGCCAGCCCGGGGCTGTCAGCGGCAAAGCTGGAACTTCCATCGTGCTGTCGGACTTTTTGTTCGAGTCAGGCTATACGGAAGGCATCGCGTATTTGCAGGCGGCCAGACAAGAGGTCACGCTGGTCCAGGTGCTTTCCAAAGAAGAGCTTGCGCCCGAGTATGCAGGAGAGCTGCGGTTGATAGATTCAGAGACTGGGCAAGCAAAAGAAGTATCCCTGACGAGCCTTTTGATGGAAGAATACCACAAGAGCTTGCGAGATTATCAACAAGAACTGTCCGCGTTTGCTTATGGAAGAGGGATCGCCTGCGTGTCTGTAGAGGCCGAACAATCGCTGGAATCGATTGTCTTCCATGTCTTTCGTCAGGCCGGCTTGATTCGCTAGAGAGGAGAGAGACAACATGCAGTGGATGGGTTTGGGCAACTTGTGGTTTGCGCTGATTATCCCGGCCATCATCGTCCTTTACCTGCTCAAGCGAAAAGTAGAGGATCGTGTCATACCAAGTACACTCCTGTGGCAGCGCACGATGCAAAACTGGGAAGCGGTGAAACCGTGGGAAAGACTGCGGCGCAGCCTGTTGTTGCTGCTGCAACTGCTCGCTGCCTGCTTGCTCGTGCTGGCTTTGATACGACCGGCCGTTCCCACTGAGGGAATCACATCCGACCATACGATTTTGGTCGTGGATACATCAGGGAGCATGATGGCGAAGGAAGGGAACGAGACGCGGCTGGAACGAGCAGTGTCACAGGCAAAAGCACTCGTAGAGAAGCTGGGAAGCGGCCAGACGATGACCCTCATCGAGGCAGGGCGTGAGCCGAATGTTTTGGTTTCCAAAAGTGCAGACAAAGAGCCGCTCTTGCACGCCATCGAAAAGCTTGTGCCTTTTTCCGGGACATCCGATCAAATCGCTGCGTTGTCATTAGCGGGAGCCATTGCAGAGAATGAACCAGGCAGTGGAGTGGTTTGGATGGGGGACGGAAGCGGGGAACGCAAGCTGGATGGAGGCTCAGTCCCTGCTTTTTCCGGGAGCTTTCAGTTCATGCAGATGGGGAGCACCCGCGAGAATACGTCAATCGGTATTTTTGTAACCCAGCCTACGGAAAAAGGGGTAGAGGGACTGCTGCGGGTGGACAATCATGGCAGTATGCCTGCGAAAGGAAAAGTCACTGTTTTTGATGAGCAAGACAAGCTGCTGGATACCGATTCTTTTGCGATTGGAGCAGGCAGCTCCCAGACATTTTCATTTCAGAAGCTGGCGGTATCTAGCGTTTATCGTGCAGTCATCGAACCGGAGCAGGACGGCCTTTCCCAGGATGATGTCATGTGGAGTGTGCCATTCGCTGCCGGGAAAGGAAAAGCAGCGTTGTATTCGCCAGAGGGGAACCGCTTCCTCCATCAAGTATTGCAGACAGTCGGAAGTCTTGAGGTAGAAACGATTCAGCAGGCACCGGATGCTGCGGCGGCAGCGCGTGACTTGTGGGTTTTTGACGGAGTTGTACCAGACCAGCTGCCAAAAGGAAACATTTTGTTGATTGCTCCGAACAAGAAAACAGAGTGGTTGCCGCTTGCTGGAGAAAAAGAACTGGATCAACAGCCAAGGCCAGTTTCCCCGGATGACCCGCTGCTCAAGCACGTCGATTGGCGGGATGTGCACGTCGCCAAAGGATACGTATTGGACGAGATGCCTGGTATGAAGCCATTGGTACGCGCAGGCGATGTCGATCTGGTCAGAGCGGGGATCATAGACGGTCGACGAGTGGTCATCATCGGATTTGATTTGCATGCATCGGACTTTCCGCTTCGTCCTGCTTTTCCGATTTTCATGCAAAATGTCGTCAACTGGCTGTCTCCTGGTCAAACAGCCCCAATCCCCACGGCACATCCGGGAGAGGTCTTGACCATCCCCCTCTCACCAGGAGCGACAACACGTACCTTGACGTATCCGAATGGACACCAGCAGTCTCTTGCGGAGGACGCCACTTCCAAAACGATGCAGCTACCGGAGCTGACAGGGTTGTATCGCCTTGACGAAGGGGTAGATACAGGGACCAAAAGTACGTACTTTACTGTCCAAATGAATGAGGAAGAATCGAATATTACACCAAAGTCTGTAAGCGTAGCCCGGAAGAATGCAGAAGAACAAAAGGAGAGTGAGGAAGCAACAGCGACTGACACAACAGGAGCACTGGGAACGAAGGAGTTGACCTATTGGTTGGCAGCTTTTGCTCTCTTGGTGTTATTGGTGGAATGGAGGGTGTATCAGCGTGGGTATTAACTTTATACAGCCGCTATTCCTGTTGCTATTGCTTCTCGTTGCGTACGTCATCATTAGCTGGTGGCGACATCAAAAGCAAATGCCAATCGGCAGAAAGTGGACAATTGCAGCCATTCGCTCGCTCTTGTTCCTCCTTCTGGTTTTGGCGTTGGCAGGGACACAGCTGCTGACACCTGTTCAGGCGAAAACGATTGTGTTTGTTGTAGATCGATCGGCTTCCATGAAGGACGATCCGCGTGTTCTCTCCTTTTTACGGGAGGCGATCGGGCAAAAGCAAGCAGCAGATAAGTATGCTGTCATTGCAGTAGGTGCGGAGGCGGCAGTCGATCAACCGTTGACGACACGCCAAGAGGTACAGCCCTTGGGCGTGGATGTCAACCGGAATGCAACCAATTTGGCAGAAGGAATCCGATTGGCGTCTGCCATGATCCCTACCAATGCCAGAGGTAAAGTCGTCTTGCTGACAGATGGTCTGGAAACAAACGGAGATGCGGCACGGCAGACGAGACTGGCGAGGGAGCGAGGAATCGCTGTAGAGGCTGTTTCCTTGCAGCAGCCTCACGGGGATGAGGTCGTTCTTACATCTGTACAGGTACCGCAAAGACTGTATGCGGGAGAGGAATACGGCATCACCGTTGATGTGGAGAGTACGATAGCGACCGAGGCAACCCTTCGCCTGTATGAAGGCAATCGCGAGGCGGGCCAGCAAACGGTACAGATCGGCAAGGGCAACAACCGCTTCGTTTTTTCGCAAAAAGCGATGCAGCAGGGTTTCCATCGCTATCGCGTGGAAATCGAGCCGCGACAAGATACCGTAGCGGCGAACAATCAGGCTACAGCCTATACGCAGGTAGCCGGGGCACCAGTCATACTCGTAGCCGAAGGGCATCCAGGTGCCGCAAGTAACCTCGTTCAAGCGCTGGAAGCGGGCAATATCAAGGTAGAGGTGCGCGATCTCGCACTGCTGCCAAAGGAGCTTGAGGGCTACAAGCAATTTGCCTCCATTGTACTGGCAGATGTGCCCGCTACCAGCATGACGGATGCGGATATGGAACGCATGCGGACCGCTGTACGTGATTTGGGCATTGGTTTGATCATGACAGGCGGTAAAGATAGCTTCGGCATGGGTGGCTGGTTCCAGACACCAATCGAAGAGGCATTACCTGTTCACATGGATTTAAAAGGGAAGGAACAGCTCCCTTCACTCGGACTTCAGCTGGTCATCGACAAGTCGGGCAGTATGAGCGCAG from the Brevibacillus brevis genome contains:
- a CDS encoding vWA domain-containing protein — protein: MQWMGLGNLWFALIIPAIIVLYLLKRKVEDRVIPSTLLWQRTMQNWEAVKPWERLRRSLLLLLQLLAACLLVLALIRPAVPTEGITSDHTILVVDTSGSMMAKEGNETRLERAVSQAKALVEKLGSGQTMTLIEAGREPNVLVSKSADKEPLLHAIEKLVPFSGTSDQIAALSLAGAIAENEPGSGVVWMGDGSGERKLDGGSVPAFSGSFQFMQMGSTRENTSIGIFVTQPTEKGVEGLLRVDNHGSMPAKGKVTVFDEQDKLLDTDSFAIGAGSSQTFSFQKLAVSSVYRAVIEPEQDGLSQDDVMWSVPFAAGKGKAALYSPEGNRFLHQVLQTVGSLEVETIQQAPDAAAAARDLWVFDGVVPDQLPKGNILLIAPNKKTEWLPLAGEKELDQQPRPVSPDDPLLKHVDWRDVHVAKGYVLDEMPGMKPLVRAGDVDLVRAGIIDGRRVVIIGFDLHASDFPLRPAFPIFMQNVVNWLSPGQTAPIPTAHPGEVLTIPLSPGATTRTLTYPNGHQQSLAEDATSKTMQLPELTGLYRLDEGVDTGTKSTYFTVQMNEEESNITPKSVSVARKNAEEQKESEEATATDTTGALGTKELTYWLAAFALLVLLVEWRVYQRGY
- a CDS encoding DUF58 domain-containing protein, with amino-acid sequence MNQHLLDPSWLARLERMQMASRKAVSGSQAGKRRARQLGSSMEFADFRAYVPGDDLRQLDWNAYARSGKLFLKKYLDETELHVNLYIDCSRSMSYGQPNKMVRAVEIAAALGYLSLCHLDHVSVYAFDSRMTAALTGLQGKSQAHRLLSFLSSLQEGGAGDIQTAMRQPGAVSGKAGTSIVLSDFLFESGYTEGIAYLQAARQEVTLVQVLSKEELAPEYAGELRLIDSETGQAKEVSLTSLLMEEYHKSLRDYQQELSAFAYGRGIACVSVEAEQSLESIVFHVFRQAGLIR